The proteins below come from a single Iocasia fonsfrigidae genomic window:
- the dnaA gene encoding chromosomal replication initiator protein DnaA: MSFSQEELEHIWQETLNKIKEKLSNPSFNTWFSDTKPVHLTENNHLLIKVPNNFIKDWLEQRYLALIGEIIFSLTKNKCTIKFLTPEELEKEMNKINSQTNSESKTDYKNRDANSNKNKTPDIKNNNTDFAGLNPKYTFDTFVVGNSNRFAHAASLAVAEAPAKAYNPLFIYGDVGLGKTHLMQAIAHFILDHTPESKVMYVSSETFTNELINAIKDDRTREVREKYRNIDILLVDDIQFLAGKERTQEEFFHTFNALHESNRQLIISSDRPPKEIPTLEDRLRSRFEWGLITDMQKPDLETRIAILRKKADLVELSVPNEVIIYIANQIQSNIRELEGALIKVIAYSSLVDKEIDTDLAQEALKDLIAKKNESFKVIDIDLIKKIVVDYYNLKMDDMNSKKRTQNIAFPRQIAMYLARELTDLSLPQIGEEFGGRDHTTVLHAHNKVDKKYKDEIDFKTTIDKLIERIKNN, encoded by the coding sequence ATGTCTTTTTCACAAGAAGAGTTAGAACACATCTGGCAGGAGACTCTTAATAAAATAAAAGAGAAATTAAGCAATCCTAGTTTTAATACCTGGTTTTCTGATACTAAACCAGTCCACCTGACAGAAAATAATCATCTATTAATTAAAGTACCTAATAATTTTATTAAAGATTGGCTTGAACAACGTTATCTTGCCTTAATTGGAGAAATTATTTTTAGCTTAACGAAAAACAAATGTACAATTAAATTCCTGACACCTGAAGAATTAGAGAAAGAAATGAATAAAATTAATTCACAAACAAATTCTGAATCTAAAACAGATTATAAAAATAGAGATGCTAATAGCAATAAAAACAAAACACCTGATATTAAAAATAATAATACTGATTTTGCTGGTTTAAATCCCAAATATACTTTCGATACATTTGTAGTAGGTAACAGTAACCGCTTTGCCCATGCTGCTTCTTTAGCTGTTGCTGAAGCCCCTGCTAAAGCTTATAACCCCTTATTTATATATGGTGATGTTGGTCTTGGAAAAACACATTTAATGCAGGCAATTGCTCATTTCATCCTGGACCATACACCAGAAAGTAAAGTGATGTATGTTTCCTCTGAAACCTTTACTAATGAATTAATTAACGCTATTAAAGATGATAGAACCAGGGAAGTCCGTGAAAAATATAGAAATATTGATATATTATTGGTTGATGATATACAGTTTTTAGCAGGTAAAGAAAGAACTCAAGAGGAATTCTTCCATACCTTTAATGCCTTACATGAATCAAATAGACAATTAATTATTTCAAGTGATCGTCCTCCAAAGGAAATACCTACACTTGAAGATAGACTGCGTTCTAGGTTTGAATGGGGTTTAATAACAGATATGCAAAAACCCGACCTGGAGACCAGAATCGCAATCCTAAGAAAAAAAGCAGATCTTGTAGAACTATCTGTTCCTAATGAAGTAATTATCTATATAGCTAATCAGATTCAGTCTAACATTAGAGAACTTGAAGGGGCACTTATTAAAGTAATTGCTTATTCATCACTGGTAGACAAAGAAATAGATACTGATCTGGCCCAGGAAGCTTTAAAGGATCTGATTGCCAAGAAAAATGAATCCTTTAAAGTAATAGATATTGATTTGATTAAAAAAATAGTTGTAGATTATTATAACCTAAAAATGGATGATATGAATTCCAAAAAGAGAACACAGAATATTGCTTTTCCACGTCAGATTGCTATGTACCTTGCCAGAGAATTAACAGATCTCTCTTTACCACAGATAGGTGAAGAGTTTGGTGGGAGGGATCACACAACCGTTTTACACGCACATAACAAAGTAGATAAAAAATATAAGGATGAAATTGATTTTAAAACAACTATTGATAAACTTATAGAAAGGATAAAAAATAATTAA